The Hymenobacter sp. 5317J-9 genome has a window encoding:
- a CDS encoding DUF3368 domain-containing protein, with protein sequence MPRTIISDTSCFIVLTKIGALELLHQVYGQVVTTPDIAVEYGETLPEWVAVVAVKDQTRQLLLEMQIDKGESSAIALALETPDCILILDDYKARKIAERLGLNLTGTIGVIIKAKLRGVITSVKPLLDKIKQTNFRLSPELESLALKAADELD encoded by the coding sequence ATGCCTAGAACCATTATTTCGGATACCAGCTGCTTCATCGTGCTGACGAAGATTGGTGCGCTCGAGCTGCTGCATCAGGTTTACGGGCAGGTGGTGACGACGCCAGATATTGCAGTGGAGTATGGCGAAACGCTGCCCGAGTGGGTAGCAGTTGTGGCGGTGAAGGACCAGACGCGGCAGCTTCTTCTGGAGATGCAGATTGACAAAGGCGAGTCCAGTGCCATTGCGTTGGCGCTTGAAACGCCGGACTGCATCCTTATTCTGGATGATTACAAAGCCCGTAAAATCGCGGAGCGGCTGGGATTGAATCTGACCGGGACGATTGGCGTAATCATCAAGGCCAAACTGCGCGGGGTGATTACGTCGGTCAAACCTTTGCTTGATAAGATTAAGCAAACGAATTTCCGGTTGTCACCAGAGCTTGAATCACTGGCATTGAAAGCCGCTGATGAACTTGATTAA
- a CDS encoding carboxypeptidase regulatory-like domain-containing protein yields MREQEVVHFRTVPGKAPVLFGQVQAVDDAGRYPMATSSVSVDGKVYYTNALGAYRVPVAVGKHQLVVEHTGVRSSRASVKVEPGDSVQVNFYLRYAD; encoded by the coding sequence TTGCGCGAGCAAGAAGTGGTGCATTTCCGGACCGTGCCGGGCAAAGCGCCCGTGCTGTTTGGCCAGGTGCAAGCCGTGGATGATGCCGGGCGCTACCCCATGGCCACCTCCTCGGTTTCGGTCGATGGCAAAGTGTACTACACCAATGCCCTGGGCGCGTACCGCGTGCCGGTGGCCGTGGGCAAGCACCAGCTGGTGGTGGAGCACACGGGCGTACGTTCCTCGCGCGCCTCCGTGAAAGTGGAGCCGGGCGATTCCGTGCAGGTCAACTTCTACCTGCGTTACGCCGATTGA
- a CDS encoding DUF4272 domain-containing protein, with translation MTDEQKIAIKAKNDSTISHKGYRVNGWLPILETPALRPLNEIKGRMAVMNAMLNIAFNAPVHIIKNWIESHALTEFLSDSERIILSKSNNELTDFDTGSLHWYLESLWALMWATKMIDDLEAEEPVGDNMASLLPNLQKGDNNKKIDSILGLRQELEIYEMLDYYYRLHWYCVDERLNGRQAVLREGLVYERRKSLEWVCNRANDWDNVEMGT, from the coding sequence ATGACAGACGAACAGAAAATTGCAATCAAAGCAAAGAATGACAGTACCATCAGCCATAAAGGCTATAGAGTAAATGGCTGGTTGCCAATTCTGGAAACGCCAGCTTTAAGGCCGCTGAATGAAATAAAGGGCCGTATGGCTGTGATGAATGCAATGCTTAATATTGCTTTTAACGCACCAGTTCATATTATCAAAAACTGGATTGAGTCTCATGCTTTGACCGAATTTCTTTCAGATTCTGAGAGAATAATATTAAGTAAATCAAATAATGAATTAACTGATTTTGATACAGGCTCATTGCACTGGTATTTAGAGTCGTTGTGGGCTTTAATGTGGGCCACTAAAATGATTGATGACTTAGAAGCAGAAGAGCCTGTTGGAGATAACATGGCCTCCCTACTGCCCAACCTTCAAAAAGGTGACAACAACAAGAAAATTGATTCCATACTGGGTCTGCGGCAAGAATTAGAGATTTATGAAATGCTTGATTACTACTATAGATTACATTGGTACTGTGTAGATGAACGGTTAAACGGACGGCAAGCAGTATTGAGAGAAGGGTTAGTATATGAAAGGAGAAAATCTTTAGAATGGGTCTGTAATAGAGCCAATGACTGGGATAATGTAGAGATGGGAACTTGA
- a CDS encoding FG-GAP-like repeat-containing protein: MTQRFTQLARLALGFLLVSGVGQLPAQAQAPTVTSLQPARQAVAAPRTGPVTVSFSQPISAASASNLKVYGNQLRGKRPGTVSGGGTSILSFAPTQPFAAGERVSVTVPNTLSSGAGTGAAKQVYQFTAATGGPGKGFFLDTTEVTYTNSRDMLLGDIDNDGDLDLLSNIGLFGMYSFLNNGQGAFTANFNTVVGNTPSGAVLADVNQDGFLDLLAGDADNATVAIALNNGDGHFGVANLAGQLLNVGNRPVSVAAGDVDGDGDIDFASANYNSNTVSVGLNGGQGVFTGVVTVAVGSQPTSVQLADVDNDGDLDIITSNSGSNTVSVRVNNGSGSFSGSTSVAVGAAPSDVALADIDGDGDLDLITTNATAGTLSVRFNSAGSFVGSTTLTLPTGSTPNAVSTGDVDADGDMDLVVAQGTGGQVITILNNGAGSFATQFGALELKATQGTPYSLGVTLGDVDGDGDLDVITAAGPSNRVIMGRDGLAPPVSAPTLTAFSPAAGPVGTSVRIAGTALSSTSAVRFNGVPAAFLVNSNQQVTATVPAGATTGVIGVTTAGGAATSTQTFVVTAGPVPAVLVAGTTPARNATSVSRTAAVQATFASPISTLSANELRVFGSQRRGRQLGAVSGAGTATLSLTPSPAFAPGERVSLLLPATLTGTSGGSVQPQVIEFRAATGGTGEGVYSAVASSTAMGSTAGSLHAVDLDNDGDLDVVGTVSTGTSTFGLMVRLNNSTGTFTTGAGLPTLAGSVTSEPLPADVDGDGDLDLLVAEIVTGSTTTVRVDVLLNDGRGQFSMGSPLSANNVSGPMRVGDLDGDGDLDLAYLDYSQYLRVALNNGGGTFGLFGSPLDLNNPSQLRLGDLDNDGDLDVVSTSYSGGLHVALNNGQAQFTLLPRVSLGTTYGANMDLADLNGDGRLDLVTTTNVFNSNPVPVLFWAGLGNGQFTSAVAATTVPSDPTGLNLVDVNGDGNLDLVSFSGSGGGTALPKISVRLGNGTGLLQLPTDYSVSTAGTAIYNGELADFDGDGDLDVLYPAGGNAIELRLNQGRPAPTITAFSPTRGATGTRVIITGTNFSSTRSVAFNGTPASSVTVLSDTQSTAVVPAGATSGPITLTTPGGVATSAGSFTITAPLPISSLSPARNATSAPRNGNISLSLGQGASTANLVVRSNLWQGRRAGTASGAGTSTLGFDPALDYAPGERVQVTIPVPAGAGSTPPQVYDFTAATGGPGQGNLRWGGYANYTGYLSSAVGDFDEDGAVDIITQESFQNRLRILFNDGQGRFGARTQTVSTSLVRAIRVADINGDSHLDLVTAEFLAYRSGREINRVWWRAGTGTGSFGTAQPVHVVNGTVLDLAVGDLNADGTSDLAALVQNADSVMVTLNAGNGTFQRRADVAAVRGCNTLRLADLDNDGNLDLLTGGAQLTSAQVGRSMGTGTGDFVPVAALTFAEPVIAFETGDLDGDGTLDLVASTATSYSQGNVRLRKGDGLGNFGTAQAVGPNGYFGALRVGDFDADGDLDLATGQTVYYTGANILLNNGTGTFAAPLTLAPSTVPRDMTVADFNLDGSLDIIVGGDSLIAANGSNYKSGLYTYFNRPLQPTIAGFTPTNGPVGTVITITGTSLGSVTTVTIGGVSVPFTIVSATQITITTTPATATGPVVVSGLSGVATGATFTVPVPAISSFTPASGAVQRVVTVAGQYFGGTTAVRFNGTLAPGFAVQGGTQLTVPVPAGATSGAISITTPSGTATSPTAFVVVPNPVQLSSLPARHAIGAAPSASLALTYSQPIDQASATSKLLLTSNLRGKRSGAVSGGTPLTYRPTAALLPGEELALSVLPGLLDQNGNTVLGNTARVLTFRAATGGTGRGALVADAPMTPPSQTRRYLAADFTGDNAVDLLTISNPSSGNNYGTLYRNNGQGGFTTQLAFGSGEFNYLGQADLDEDGDLDVVGTNRMNGSPGIVQSLINDGQGNFQVPAALASSTWYNPVGYDLGDITGDGHIDLILRDDSGLRVYPGTGRGGFAAPLPAIAIGTTPIDGLRLADLDNDGDLDALTYGYVQANYYTGVISVLFNDGAGQLVAPATPPRYEYGFANVNLGDFDGDGDLDLMLQNNYLPGLAFYANDGAGGFGQFVRYVSYPMVGTVGTSDGVSVGDMDADGDLDVVMGTFNAGLSVLRNTGNMSFAQPTTVATTLASPIAMADFDGDGDLDVFTTSFYTANAGIRLLRNGPVVPPLQLLSHTPATNALNVSRTAPVRLNFNQALTAANFDAWRMHTTMRQGKRRASYGQVGTATPDLTPQDALMPGEQVSVSIPSFLQAAPTTPGVAGARAKPEVFQYTAAVGGTGVGNFGVAPQAPNPFGVNLGPPRDFITGDFNDDGALDIITAGPGPFSNVDVTQMYLWMGTPNHTGAFTYHSTLIPYAYSSSAHMAAVDLDNDGDLEAAIVDHYGGPLQSHLNLAYNTGNSFSTNMYYSFTLDTGAYAIAFGDFDGDGDQDLALTRPQAIDIYVNTRGYFVDKPYTFTHGFALPVGLAMGDFDRNGGLDLAVADAATGAVSMWYNANNDDLGISGQVVPLGLNAGTGFTAKDLKAGDFDGDGHLDLAVLGSTGAAAGEARLYRNTGSANTFAAPVVLPMTGAPSTLALGDLDHDGDLDLAITAGAGTVQLRMNGGSFAFTAGTPVSVPGTPSALALADFDTDGDLDLISMSGTTAAPGLSLRLNGGTVLAARNGTETAAAELRLYPNPVAGASQRVQLQVPGLGRQAATVTVFNTLGQQVYRQEIPAASAGSAILSLPQLAAGTYLVRLSTADRQLSRMLQVE; the protein is encoded by the coding sequence ATGACCCAACGGTTTACGCAGCTTGCCAGGCTCGCGCTTGGCTTCTTATTGGTTAGTGGTGTAGGGCAGCTACCAGCCCAGGCCCAGGCGCCCACCGTCACGTCATTGCAGCCGGCCCGACAGGCGGTGGCCGCGCCCCGCACGGGGCCGGTCACGGTAAGCTTTTCGCAGCCCATCAGCGCCGCCTCGGCTTCCAACCTGAAGGTGTACGGCAACCAGCTGCGCGGCAAGCGGCCCGGCACCGTGAGCGGGGGCGGCACCAGCATTCTGAGCTTCGCCCCCACCCAGCCCTTCGCGGCCGGCGAGCGCGTGAGCGTGACGGTACCCAACACCCTCTCCAGCGGGGCGGGCACAGGAGCGGCCAAGCAGGTGTACCAGTTCACGGCGGCTACGGGCGGCCCGGGCAAGGGCTTCTTCCTCGACACGACGGAGGTGACCTACACCAACTCGCGCGACATGCTGCTCGGTGACATCGACAACGACGGCGACCTGGACCTGCTCTCGAACATCGGCCTGTTCGGCATGTACTCGTTTCTGAACAACGGGCAGGGCGCCTTCACCGCCAATTTCAACACCGTGGTGGGCAACACGCCCAGCGGCGCCGTGCTGGCCGACGTGAACCAGGACGGCTTTCTGGACCTGCTGGCCGGCGACGCCGACAACGCCACCGTGGCCATTGCCCTCAACAACGGCGACGGCCACTTCGGCGTGGCCAACCTGGCCGGGCAGCTCCTCAACGTGGGCAACCGCCCCGTGAGCGTGGCCGCCGGCGACGTGGACGGCGACGGCGACATCGATTTCGCCTCGGCCAACTACAACAGCAACACCGTGAGCGTGGGCCTTAATGGCGGCCAGGGCGTGTTCACGGGCGTGGTGACGGTGGCAGTGGGCAGCCAGCCCACCAGCGTGCAGCTGGCCGACGTGGACAACGACGGCGACCTGGACATCATCACCAGCAACAGCGGCAGCAACACGGTGAGCGTGCGCGTGAACAACGGCAGCGGTAGCTTCTCGGGCAGCACCAGCGTGGCCGTGGGCGCCGCCCCGTCGGACGTGGCCCTGGCCGACATCGACGGCGACGGCGACCTCGACCTCATCACCACCAACGCCACGGCCGGCACCCTGAGCGTGCGCTTCAACAGCGCCGGCAGCTTTGTGGGCAGCACCACCCTCACCCTGCCCACGGGCAGCACGCCCAACGCCGTGAGCACCGGCGACGTGGACGCCGACGGCGACATGGACCTGGTAGTGGCCCAGGGCACCGGCGGCCAGGTCATCACCATCCTCAATAACGGAGCCGGCAGCTTTGCCACCCAGTTTGGTGCGCTGGAGCTAAAAGCCACCCAAGGCACGCCCTACTCGCTGGGCGTGACGCTGGGCGACGTGGACGGCGACGGCGACCTCGACGTCATCACCGCCGCCGGCCCTTCCAACCGCGTGATAATGGGCCGCGACGGCCTGGCGCCCCCGGTATCGGCGCCCACGCTCACCGCGTTTTCGCCGGCGGCGGGCCCGGTGGGCACGTCCGTGCGCATTGCCGGCACTGCCCTCAGCAGCACTTCGGCCGTGCGCTTCAACGGCGTGCCGGCCGCCTTTCTCGTCAATTCCAACCAACAGGTGACGGCCACCGTGCCAGCCGGCGCCACCACCGGCGTCATCGGCGTGACCACCGCGGGCGGTGCCGCGACCTCCACGCAAACCTTCGTGGTGACTGCCGGGCCGGTGCCCGCCGTGCTGGTGGCCGGCACCACGCCCGCCCGCAACGCCACGAGCGTGAGCCGCACTGCGGCGGTGCAGGCCACGTTTGCCAGCCCCATTTCCACGCTCTCGGCCAATGAGCTGCGCGTGTTCGGCTCGCAGCGCCGGGGGCGGCAGCTGGGCGCGGTGAGTGGCGCGGGCACCGCCACGCTGAGCCTCACGCCCAGCCCGGCCTTTGCGCCCGGCGAGCGGGTTTCGCTGCTGCTGCCGGCCACGCTCACGGGCACGTCGGGTGGCTCGGTGCAGCCGCAGGTAATCGAATTCCGGGCCGCCACGGGCGGCACCGGCGAAGGAGTGTACTCCGCGGTAGCTAGCTCTACGGCCATGGGCAGCACAGCCGGCAGCCTGCACGCCGTGGACCTGGACAACGACGGCGACCTCGACGTGGTGGGCACCGTTAGCACGGGCACCAGCACGTTTGGCCTGATGGTGCGCCTCAACAACAGCACGGGCACTTTCACGACCGGCGCGGGCTTGCCCACGCTGGCGGGCTCGGTAACCAGCGAGCCCCTGCCGGCCGACGTGGACGGCGACGGCGACCTCGACCTGCTGGTGGCCGAAATCGTGACCGGCAGTACCACCACCGTGCGCGTGGACGTGCTGCTGAACGACGGCCGGGGACAGTTCTCGATGGGCAGCCCGCTGAGCGCCAACAATGTATCGGGCCCGATGCGCGTGGGCGACCTCGACGGCGACGGCGACCTCGACCTGGCGTACCTGGACTACTCACAGTACCTACGCGTGGCCCTGAACAACGGCGGGGGTACTTTCGGCTTATTTGGCTCGCCGCTCGACCTCAACAACCCCAGCCAGCTGCGCCTCGGCGACCTGGACAACGACGGCGACCTCGACGTGGTGTCTACGTCCTACAGCGGCGGCCTGCACGTGGCCCTCAACAACGGCCAGGCACAATTCACACTGCTGCCGCGCGTGTCGTTGGGCACTACCTACGGTGCCAACATGGACCTCGCCGACCTGAACGGAGACGGCCGCCTCGACCTGGTAACCACCACCAATGTGTTCAACAGCAACCCCGTGCCGGTGCTGTTTTGGGCAGGCTTGGGCAACGGGCAGTTTACTTCAGCCGTGGCCGCCACCACCGTGCCCAGCGACCCCACCGGCCTGAACCTGGTGGACGTGAACGGCGACGGCAACCTTGACCTCGTATCGTTTAGCGGCAGTGGCGGGGGCACCGCGCTGCCCAAAATCAGCGTGCGTCTGGGCAACGGCACCGGCCTGCTCCAGCTGCCCACCGACTACTCGGTGAGCACCGCCGGCACCGCCATTTACAACGGCGAGCTGGCCGACTTCGACGGCGACGGCGACTTGGACGTGCTGTACCCGGCCGGTGGCAACGCCATTGAGCTGCGCCTCAACCAGGGCCGCCCCGCTCCCACCATCACCGCTTTCTCGCCCACGCGCGGCGCGACGGGCACCCGCGTCATCATCACCGGCACCAACTTCAGCAGCACCCGTAGCGTAGCCTTCAATGGCACGCCGGCCAGCAGCGTGACGGTGCTTTCGGACACGCAGAGCACGGCCGTGGTGCCGGCCGGTGCCACATCGGGCCCAATTACGCTTACCACGCCGGGCGGCGTGGCCACCAGCGCCGGCAGCTTCACCATCACGGCGCCGCTGCCCATCAGCAGCTTGTCGCCGGCCCGCAACGCCACCAGCGCCCCCCGTAACGGCAACATCAGCCTGAGCCTGGGCCAGGGCGCCAGCACCGCCAACCTGGTGGTGCGCAGCAACCTATGGCAGGGTCGGCGCGCCGGCACGGCCTCTGGTGCCGGCACCAGCACTCTTGGTTTCGACCCCGCCCTGGACTACGCGCCCGGCGAGCGGGTGCAGGTGACCATTCCGGTCCCGGCCGGTGCCGGCAGCACGCCGCCGCAGGTGTACGACTTCACGGCGGCCACCGGCGGCCCGGGGCAGGGCAATCTGCGCTGGGGCGGCTACGCCAACTACACCGGCTACCTGAGCAGCGCCGTGGGCGACTTCGACGAAGACGGCGCCGTCGACATCATCACGCAGGAGTCCTTTCAGAACCGTCTGCGCATTCTGTTTAATGACGGCCAGGGCCGGTTTGGGGCCCGCACCCAAACCGTGAGTACTTCGCTGGTGCGCGCCATTCGGGTGGCCGACATCAACGGCGACTCCCACCTCGACCTCGTGACAGCCGAGTTTCTGGCCTACCGCTCGGGCCGCGAAATCAACCGCGTGTGGTGGCGGGCCGGCACCGGCACCGGCAGCTTTGGGACCGCCCAGCCCGTGCACGTCGTGAACGGCACGGTGCTGGACCTGGCCGTGGGCGACCTCAACGCCGACGGCACTTCCGACCTGGCCGCCCTGGTGCAAAACGCCGACAGCGTGATGGTGACCCTGAACGCGGGCAACGGCACCTTCCAGCGCCGCGCCGACGTGGCCGCCGTGCGCGGCTGCAACACCCTGCGACTGGCCGACCTCGACAACGACGGCAACCTCGACCTGCTCACGGGCGGCGCGCAACTGACTTCGGCGCAGGTGGGCCGCAGCATGGGCACCGGCACCGGCGACTTTGTGCCCGTGGCCGCCCTCACCTTCGCCGAGCCCGTCATCGCCTTCGAAACCGGCGACCTCGACGGCGACGGCACCCTCGACCTGGTGGCCAGCACGGCCACGTCGTACTCCCAGGGCAACGTGCGCCTGCGCAAGGGCGATGGCCTGGGCAACTTCGGTACGGCGCAGGCCGTGGGGCCCAACGGCTACTTCGGTGCCCTGCGCGTGGGCGACTTCGATGCTGATGGCGACTTGGACCTAGCTACCGGCCAGACCGTGTATTACACCGGCGCCAACATCCTGCTCAACAACGGTACCGGCACGTTTGCCGCGCCCCTCACGCTGGCGCCCAGCACCGTGCCGCGCGACATGACCGTGGCCGATTTTAACCTCGACGGCAGCCTCGACATCATTGTGGGCGGCGACAGCCTCATTGCCGCCAACGGCAGCAATTATAAGAGCGGGCTCTACACTTACTTCAACCGGCCCCTGCAGCCCACCATTGCCGGTTTCACGCCCACCAACGGGCCGGTGGGCACGGTCATCACCATCACGGGCACGTCGCTGGGCAGCGTGACCACCGTCACCATCGGCGGCGTGTCGGTGCCCTTCACCATCGTGTCAGCCACCCAAATTACCATCACCACCACGCCGGCCACGGCCACGGGGCCCGTGGTGGTGTCGGGGCTGTCGGGCGTGGCCACGGGCGCCACGTTCACGGTGCCGGTGCCGGCCATTAGCAGCTTCACGCCGGCCAGCGGCGCGGTGCAACGCGTGGTCACGGTGGCAGGTCAGTACTTTGGCGGCACCACGGCGGTGCGCTTCAATGGCACGCTGGCGCCGGGCTTTGCGGTGCAGGGCGGCACCCAGCTCACGGTGCCGGTGCCGGCCGGGGCCACTTCGGGCGCCATCAGCATCACCACGCCCAGCGGCACGGCCACCAGCCCCACGGCGTTTGTGGTGGTGCCCAATCCCGTGCAGCTTTCTTCGCTGCCGGCCCGCCACGCCATCGGCGCGGCGCCCAGCGCTTCGCTGGCCCTCACGTATTCGCAGCCCATCGACCAGGCCTCGGCCACCAGCAAGCTGCTCCTGACCAGCAACCTGCGCGGCAAGCGCAGCGGCGCCGTGAGCGGCGGCACGCCCCTCACCTACCGGCCCACTGCGGCCCTGCTGCCCGGCGAGGAGCTGGCCCTGAGCGTGCTGCCCGGCCTGCTCGACCAGAACGGCAACACCGTGCTGGGCAACACGGCCCGGGTGCTCACCTTCCGGGCGGCCACCGGCGGCACCGGCCGCGGCGCTCTAGTGGCCGATGCCCCCATGACCCCGCCCAGCCAGACCCGCCGCTACCTGGCAGCTGACTTCACCGGCGACAACGCCGTGGACCTGCTCACCATTTCCAACCCCAGCAGCGGCAACAACTATGGCACGCTCTACCGCAACAACGGCCAGGGTGGGTTTACGACCCAGCTGGCCTTCGGGAGCGGGGAGTTCAACTACCTCGGCCAGGCCGACCTCGACGAGGACGGCGACCTCGACGTGGTGGGCACTAACCGTATGAACGGCTCGCCGGGCATCGTGCAGTCGCTGATTAACGACGGCCAGGGCAACTTCCAGGTGCCAGCGGCCCTTGCCAGCAGCACCTGGTATAATCCCGTCGGCTACGACCTGGGCGACATCACCGGCGACGGCCACATCGACCTGATACTGCGCGACGACTCCGGCCTGCGCGTGTACCCGGGCACGGGCCGGGGCGGCTTTGCGGCCCCGCTGCCGGCCATTGCCATTGGCACCACTCCCATCGACGGGCTGCGCCTGGCCGACCTCGACAACGACGGCGACCTCGATGCGCTGACCTACGGCTACGTGCAGGCCAACTACTACACCGGCGTGATATCGGTGCTGTTCAACGATGGGGCCGGCCAGCTAGTGGCGCCGGCCACGCCGCCGCGCTACGAGTACGGCTTCGCCAACGTCAACCTGGGCGACTTCGACGGCGACGGCGACCTCGACCTGATGCTGCAGAACAACTACCTGCCCGGCCTGGCTTTCTACGCCAACGACGGCGCGGGTGGTTTTGGCCAGTTTGTGCGCTACGTGAGCTACCCCATGGTGGGCACCGTCGGCACCAGCGACGGCGTGAGCGTGGGCGACATGGATGCCGACGGCGACCTCGACGTGGTGATGGGCACCTTCAACGCCGGCCTGAGCGTGCTGCGCAACACCGGCAACATGAGTTTTGCGCAGCCCACGACGGTGGCTACCACGCTGGCGTCGCCCATTGCCATGGCCGATTTCGACGGCGACGGCGACCTCGACGTGTTCACCACGTCTTTCTACACGGCCAACGCCGGCATCCGGCTGCTGCGCAACGGACCGGTGGTGCCGCCCCTGCAGCTGCTGAGCCACACGCCCGCCACCAACGCCCTGAACGTGTCGCGCACGGCCCCCGTGCGCCTCAACTTCAACCAGGCCCTGACCGCCGCCAACTTCGACGCCTGGCGCATGCACACCACCATGCGCCAGGGCAAGCGCCGCGCTTCCTATGGCCAAGTGGGCACCGCCACCCCGGACCTGACGCCCCAGGACGCGCTAATGCCCGGCGAGCAGGTGAGCGTGAGCATCCCCTCGTTCCTGCAGGCGGCCCCCACAACGCCCGGCGTGGCCGGGGCGCGGGCCAAGCCCGAAGTGTTTCAGTACACGGCGGCCGTGGGCGGCACGGGCGTCGGCAACTTCGGGGTGGCCCCGCAGGCGCCCAACCCGTTTGGCGTGAACCTGGGCCCGCCCCGCGACTTCATCACGGGTGACTTCAACGACGACGGCGCCCTCGACATCATCACCGCCGGCCCGGGCCCGTTTTCCAACGTCGACGTGACGCAGATGTACCTGTGGATGGGCACCCCCAACCACACGGGTGCCTTCACCTACCATTCCACCCTGATTCCCTACGCCTACTCCTCGAGCGCCCACATGGCCGCCGTGGACCTGGATAACGACGGCGACCTGGAGGCGGCCATTGTGGACCACTACGGTGGCCCGCTGCAATCGCACCTGAACCTGGCCTACAACACCGGCAACTCGTTCAGCACAAACATGTACTACTCCTTCACCTTGGACACGGGCGCTTACGCCATTGCTTTCGGTGACTTCGATGGCGACGGCGACCAGGACTTAGCCCTCACCCGCCCGCAGGCCATCGACATCTACGTGAATACCCGCGGCTACTTCGTCGACAAGCCCTACACGTTCACGCACGGCTTCGCGCTGCCCGTGGGCCTGGCCATGGGCGACTTCGACCGCAACGGCGGCCTCGACCTGGCCGTGGCCGACGCCGCCACCGGCGCCGTGAGCATGTGGTACAACGCCAACAACGACGATTTGGGCATTTCAGGCCAGGTGGTGCCCTTGGGCCTGAACGCCGGCACCGGCTTCACGGCCAAGGACCTGAAAGCGGGCGACTTCGACGGCGACGGCCATCTCGACCTGGCCGTGCTGGGCTCCACCGGCGCGGCAGCTGGCGAGGCGCGCCTCTACCGCAACACCGGCTCGGCCAACACGTTTGCCGCGCCCGTGGTGCTGCCCATGACCGGGGCACCCAGCACCCTGGCCCTGGGCGACCTCGACCACGACGGCGACCTGGACCTGGCCATCACGGCTGGGGCCGGCACTGTGCAGCTGCGCATGAACGGCGGCAGCTTTGCCTTCACGGCGGGCACGCCCGTTTCAGTGCCGGGCACGCCCAGCGCGCTGGCCCTGGCCGACTTCGACACCGACGGCGACCTGGACCTCATCAGCATGTCGGGCACCACCGCCGCTCCTGGCCTGAGCCTGCGCCTGAACGGGGGCACGGTGCTGGCCGCCCGCAACGGCACCGAAACCGCCGCCGCGGAACTGCGCCTCTACCCCAACCCCGTGGCCGGCGCCAGCCAGCGCGTGCAGCTGCAGGTGCCGGGCCTGGGCCGCCAGGCCGCCACGGTCACGGTGTTCAACACGCTGGGGCAGCAGGTGTACCGTCAGGAAATACCCGCCGCCAGCGCCGGCAGCGCTATCCTCAGCCTGCCCCAGCTGGCCGCCGGCACCTACCTCGTGCGCCTCTCCACCGCCGACCGACAGCTTAGCCGCATGCTACAGGTAGAATAG
- a CDS encoding UPF0175 family protein, giving the protein MKTLTLSIPDALDLDNQDIAMIVSTRLYEQGKLSLGQAADIAGLTKRAFAELLGSYGVSIFNSPASDLASDIANA; this is encoded by the coding sequence ATGAAGACTTTAACCCTTAGCATACCGGATGCGCTTGATTTGGATAATCAGGACATCGCAATGATTGTCTCAACCCGTCTGTATGAGCAAGGCAAGCTCTCGCTGGGCCAGGCAGCAGACATAGCAGGTTTAACGAAACGGGCTTTTGCCGAGCTACTAGGCAGTTATGGCGTGTCGATATTCAATTCGCCGGCATCTGATTTAGCTAGTGACATAGCGAATGCCTAG